A window from Triplophysa dalaica isolate WHDGS20190420 chromosome 3, ASM1584641v1, whole genome shotgun sequence encodes these proteins:
- the sft2d3 gene encoding vesicle transport protein SFT2C, translating into MTPKYRESNASAYCFGNFRGVLMLNTDRSAAPHKVKHVYCATSSQLPVWVSLTLQLTMAELNRQLQEYLAQSKSGAKTISESSSSTIVDIDKPASVSGSWFGRWSSPISRNSRGASSGQSSGSGVSWPWSSEPDPCLPGMSRSQRLIGFGTCIFFSALCFGLSALYAPLLLLKARKFALLWSLGSVFALVGAAILRGPSKLISTPTPGAVVYLCSLVGTLYAALSLHSTLLTALGAGLQIAAIVGYIVALLPGGSAGMRFVGGMAASAIKRTVSGKTMPI; encoded by the coding sequence ATGACACccaagtaccgcgagagcaatgCGAGCGCATACTGCTTTGGAAATTTTCGCGGTGTTTTGATGTTAAACACCGATCGGTCCGCAGCGCCGCATAAAGTCAAACACGTCTATTGTGCGACGTCATCACAACTTCCTGTTTGGGTTTCACTTACTCTTCAGCTAACAATGGCTGAATTAAACAGACAACTACAGGAGTATTTGGCCCAGTCTAAAAGCGGCGCGAAGACGATATCAGAGTCTAGTTCCAGCACCATCGTAGACATCGATAAACCCGCTTCGGTTTCAGGCAGCTGGTTCGGTAGGTGGTCCAGTCCGATCTCCAGGAACAGTCGAGGAGCTTCATCAGGCCAAAGCTCCGGCAGCGGGGTCTCTTGGCCGTGGTCATCAGAACCGGACCCATGTTTACCGGGCATGAGTCGATCCCAGCGCCTGATCGGGTTCGGGACGTGTATTTTCTTCTCCGCACTGTGCTTTGGACTGTCGGCGCTTTACGCTCCGTTGTTATTGCTAAAGGCGCGTAAATTCGCGCTGTTGTGGTCACTCGGCTCCGTGTTCGCGCTTGTCGGTGCGGCTATACTTCGGGGACCCAGTAAACTCATCTCGACTCCCACGCCCGGAGCTGTGGTGTATTTGTGCTCTCTGGTGGGCACCCTGTACGCGGCCCTGAGCCTCCACAGCACGCTGCTCACTGCTCTCGGAGCCGGCCTTCAGATTGCTGCTATCGTCGGTTACATTGTGGCTTTGCTGCCTGGTGGGAGCGCTGGGATGAGATTTGTGGGTGGCATGGCTGCTTCGGCTATTAAAAGAACCGTGTCCGGTAAGACAATGCCGATATGA
- the si:ch1073-184j22.2 gene encoding dual specificity protein phosphatase 18 isoform X1: MCGHFVFCLRLITPTLFLSGADAPLNQPLVTRKGITLIVNVTLSHTCPFYPGVECIRVAVSDLPNARLCDHFEHVAARIHNNRAGGTLVHCVAGMSRSPALIMAYLMKYKGVTLRQAHNWVKDSRPYIRLNSGFWAQLLDYEKKLFGKNTVKVAEPLDPLPLPKTPRLAPKYNMRQFPPSPRLGRVGRYTSIMLYSAK, encoded by the exons ATGTGTGGCCATTTTGTATTTTGCCTTCGACTG ATTACACCAACCCTTTTCCTGAGTGGGGCTGATGCGCCTCTGAATCAACCACTTGTCACCCGGAAAGGTATCACACTCATTGTGAACGTGACCCTGTCCCACACCTGTCCTTTCTACCCAGGTGTGGAATGTATACGTGTCGCTGTGTCCGATCTCCCGAACGCCCGTCTGTGTGATCATTTTGAACATGTGGCAGCTCGAATCCACAACAACAGGGCTGGAGGAACCCTGGTGCACTGTGTTGCGGGCATGAGTCGCTCACCTGCTCTGATTATGGCCTACCTTATGAAGTACAAAGGAGTGACCCTGCGGCAGGCGCATAACTGGGTTAAAGATAGTCGACCCTATATCCGCCTTAATTCAGGCTTCTGGGCCCAGCTTCTAGATTATGAGAAGAAACTATTTGGGAAGAATACTGTGAAGGTGGCTGAACCATTGGATCCACTTCCATTGCCCAAAACACCAAGACTGGCTCCTAAGTATAACATGAGACAGTTTCCTCCGTCTCCAAGGCTTGGCCGGGTCGGACGATACACTTCCATTATGCTTTATTCTGCTAAATGA
- the si:ch1073-184j22.2 gene encoding dual specificity protein phosphatase 18 isoform X2 has translation MSFSQITPTLFLSGADAPLNQPLVTRKGITLIVNVTLSHTCPFYPGVECIRVAVSDLPNARLCDHFEHVAARIHNNRAGGTLVHCVAGMSRSPALIMAYLMKYKGVTLRQAHNWVKDSRPYIRLNSGFWAQLLDYEKKLFGKNTVKVAEPLDPLPLPKTPRLAPKYNMRQFPPSPRLGRVGRYTSIMLYSAK, from the coding sequence ATGTCATTTTCACAGATTACACCAACCCTTTTCCTGAGTGGGGCTGATGCGCCTCTGAATCAACCACTTGTCACCCGGAAAGGTATCACACTCATTGTGAACGTGACCCTGTCCCACACCTGTCCTTTCTACCCAGGTGTGGAATGTATACGTGTCGCTGTGTCCGATCTCCCGAACGCCCGTCTGTGTGATCATTTTGAACATGTGGCAGCTCGAATCCACAACAACAGGGCTGGAGGAACCCTGGTGCACTGTGTTGCGGGCATGAGTCGCTCACCTGCTCTGATTATGGCCTACCTTATGAAGTACAAAGGAGTGACCCTGCGGCAGGCGCATAACTGGGTTAAAGATAGTCGACCCTATATCCGCCTTAATTCAGGCTTCTGGGCCCAGCTTCTAGATTATGAGAAGAAACTATTTGGGAAGAATACTGTGAAGGTGGCTGAACCATTGGATCCACTTCCATTGCCCAAAACACCAAGACTGGCTCCTAAGTATAACATGAGACAGTTTCCTCCGTCTCCAAGGCTTGGCCGGGTCGGACGATACACTTCCATTATGCTTTATTCTGCTAAATGA
- the si:ch1073-184j22.1 gene encoding erythroferrone: MKLRHGAGGALMALLLSFLLTTCTTQDSEESLELLDENNTVSTESPETVSSDLTFVSPRKTWIAFRDNSNKGGNKKPRGNKRPSKHGLPGPPGPPGPQGPPGPPGPQLPHHPELIQDFQVKLKEMVETHCLQCDQPPRVATAFRCRLQHNLIVPRRSLQELQPFSTPSNTEQFHQRGQAFNTSSGRYTAPVSGFYQLTASLLLDSNESQKRPQARQKDCVKASICIESLCQSNVSLETVTGVSATGGVFSILLTGTLYLQAGEYVSILIDNGTGSALTILRDSLFSGILIGV; the protein is encoded by the exons ATGAAGCTCAGGCATGGGGCTGGAGGGGCACTGATGGCCTTGCTGTTGAGTTTCCTGCTGACTACATGCACCACACAAGACAGTGAAGAGAGCCTGGAGTTGCTGGATGAAAACAACACAGTCAGCACAGAGAGCCCT GAGACTGTATCATCAGACTTAACCTTCGTGAGCCCCCGCAAGACATGGATAGCCTTTAGAGACAACTCCAACAAGGGTGGAAATAAGAAACCAAGAGGAAACAAAAGGCCCTCCAAG CATGGCCTACCAGGTCCACCAGGTCCTCCGGGCCCCCAGGGGCCTCCTGGTCCACCTGGCCCCCAACTGCCCCATCATCCAGAATTGATACAGGACTTCCAAGTCAAATTGAAAG AGATGGTAGAAACTCACTGTCTGCAATGTGATCAACCACCTCGTGTGGCCACGGCCTTCCGCTGCCGACTGCAGCACAACCTGATCGTACCCCGTCGCAGTCTTCAGGAGCTCCAGCCCTTCAGCACT CCTTCAAACACAGAGCAATTCCATCAGAGAGGACAGGCTTTTAACACCAGCAGTGGCCGATATACAGCTCCAGTGTCTGGCTTCTACCAGCTCACAGCTAGTCTGCTACTAG ACTCAAACGAGTCTCAAAAGAGGCCTCAGGCCAGGCAGAAGGACTGTGTCAAGGCCTCCATATGTATAGAGTCTCTGTGCCAGAGTAACGT GTCTTTAGAGACGGTGACTGGGGTGAGTGCTACAGGGGGAGTATTCAGTATTCTACTTACTGGAACGCTTTACCTGCAG GCTGGCGAGTATGTGTCTATTCTCATTGACAATGGAACAGGCTCAGCCCTCACAATTCTCCGTGACAGTTTGTTTTCTGGCATCCTCATTGGAGTATAA